One part of the Vitis riparia cultivar Riparia Gloire de Montpellier isolate 1030 chromosome 8, EGFV_Vit.rip_1.0, whole genome shotgun sequence genome encodes these proteins:
- the LOC117920173 gene encoding uncharacterized protein LOC117920173: protein MAEVTSKPGNPLLSTMDGITTASAKSKSVKPSSSGRRLTKAICITVGIVLLVVVVVMVILGFTVFKAKDPVITVGSVSLKDLDFSLTPLNINASLDVNVSVRNPNRVGFRYNNASALLNYDGSLVGEAPIPAGRIGARKTTGMNIVISLMADRLLLNPQLYSDVLSGSLPLSTYARISGKVSVLFVKIKVVSTSTCTMTVDVKNGTLKDTVCQYKTKL, encoded by the coding sequence ATGGCGGAGGTCACATCAAAACCAGGAAATCCTCTTCTCTCAACAATGGATGGTATCACAACCGCCTCTGCAAAATCAAAATCTGTCAAGCCGTCGTCATCGGGCCGGAGACTGACAAAGGCAATATGCATAACGGTGGGGATAGTGCTGCTAGTGGTCGTCGTGGTGATGGTGATTCTAGGTTTCACAGTTTTCAAGGCTAAGGATCCTGTCATCACCGTCGGCTCCGTCTCGCTCAAGGATCTCGACTTCTCTTTAACCCCGCTTAACATCAACGCTTCTCTCGACGTTAATGTCTCTGTGAGAAACCCTAACAGAGTCGGGTTCAGATACAACAACGCCTCAGCGCTCTTGAATTATGATGGAAGCCTCGTCGGCGAAGCCCCCATTCCCGCCGGAAGAATTGGCGCCCGCAAGACCACGGGGATGAATATCGTGATCTCTTTAATGGCGGATCGGTTGCTTTTGAATCCCCAGCTTTACTCCGATGTGCTGTCCGGTTCCTTGCCTCTCAGCACTTACGCCAGAATTTCCGGTAAAGTTTCTGTTCTTTTCGTGAAAATTAAGGTGGTATCGACTTCGACTTGCACTATGACTGTAGATGTTAAGAATGGAACTCTGAAGGACACTGTTTGTCAGTACAAGACTAAACTGTGA